CTCTCTTTTTCCGATCAGTCAGTCTCTGCATCCGTTACGAAAATGGCTTCATCCGCAGCTCCAGTCGTTAACGCCGCCGCCGTCGGCAACCCCACGTTCGACTCTCTTCGTCTCGGATAAAGCAAGATGACATGTCTGTGCACTCTCCCTGTAAAGCCTTATCTTCCTTCGCTTCTTCTCTCTCCAAGGTTTTTCTCTCTATCTGCCAATTAACTCCTCCTCCTTTTGTTCTGTGATGTTAAAAGGTTCCTCTGTTCTTGGATTTAATTCTCAGGAGCAGTCACAGGTTGAATTGGAGCTAACATTATTAGAAGCTCTTGAAATCTATCCTCCCGTTAAACTCCGAGGCAAGTTCTCTTctctcccaaaaaaaaaatcatatctttTCCCTGTCCTGTCTCTGCaaatgacttttgataaaaaaaaaggatcatTTTCCCTTGCAATTCAATCCATGACACTGATCAGTTCAGTTATCTGGCTTCTTGCTTTCTACTAATCAGATTTTTTGTTCTAAAGTGGTGTGCAGGCAATAGGCATACATCACCACTTTGTTCTTTATGGTCTGATGGAGTATCTGGGCAGAAGGTTTGTCTGACATTTCCCCATGCTTGCTTCTTTCCCCGAGTTCCTATTGATTTTTCTGGATCTTAAAAGAAGTCTTTTTACTATCATCACATAGCTTTGACCGACAGTTCCTGGCGGATGAGGTTCTGCATCTACTGGATGAGATGCTGGTGAGTAATCCTTGAAGCCAAGATTTGACTATTGTGATGCTATATAGCTATGGCTTCTAATCTGGCTGCTATTAGAATCCTGCTGTGAATCTCTGATGGTTTAATCTGTTGCCTCTGGATTTTTATCAGAAATCAGATGACATTGACATTCTTAACCACTAGAAAGACTTTACCTTGCCTCAGAGTTTCTTTGATATGGAAGAACAGTGACAAAAGAAGAAGTGTTCTTTGCTTCCTTTCCACGCCTCTTTCTGTATATGGTTGGTTAGGTTTGTCCCCAGCTCTTAAGATAAGTCCTCTTGTATATTCTTCAGTATTAATATAGAACCATCGGAGCACTACTGATCTTTTTAACTCTGTCAAATAGTTTAATAGAAACAAgctttttgttctcttttcatGATGTCATTTAGATCGGTTGTGTTTGTTTATTTCGATGGATGGAAAATTTTAACTATGCAGCTGATTGGTCTGTATATTGGAAATGTAAAATGTATCTGATCAAatcaaataacataaataggatATTTGATATCATGAGATTGACAACAAAAGAAAGAACGAAAAatgtaatttgaaaaaaaaacagtataggATTGAATTCAATTGTCTCTTATCTCATCTTCCTTCTGATGAAACCAAGCTATGCAACTTAATAGAAATGCCTTATTCAACTTCCAAAGCCTTTGATcagttctgaaaaaaaaaaaaactacatgaTCTTTTGACCCAAACAAGAACAGTTCATACTCATTATTACATGTTGATTACCTCAGTGGCTTCTGCAGACTTAGCCTCTTCTTTCTTGGGTTCATCGGTCTTGATGTTTTCTCCTGAAAATAAATCAAGATCCATTATTAAACCATCTCCATAGTAGGTAAAACGAACACATAGTCTCTACTAAGGAATACACTCACACACCTCCACTTCTCTTTCAACTTATGGTATTTTCTTCTCATGAGTGTATATGAGCAATACAATTGAAAATCATATAAGCTAATTATTGTCAATGACCCCGCGCTTACGCGGGGCCAAGCTCCTAGTTAAATAATAAGGAGACAGTGAGTGGAAATCAGTGCGGTAAAAAAGACGTCactttgtatttatagtttaaatttcgGTGcggtaaaaaagaaaaattccgTGTTTCATTTGCTTTTCTTTTCAAAGCCTTTCATTTCATTTGTTTAAGATCAGTTAATACAAAACCATGATTGCTTAATAACTATCGCAAGCGACCTTTGATTTTTGAAGAGTTGCATCTTTCCATAACCTTAACCATTGTACTTTTTTCACAACATAAAAGTTGTATCTTCTCTAAGATTCTACTATCAAACCTCTTCAAAATAGGAACTGTtaacaaatttatatatgttctGTTTTTCCATTACGTgaccattttttatttatttattttgatgtaCGTGCGAAGTTAGTTAGAAAAATATCGTCTTCCTCAAAACttcattctttatttttgttatacttACCTATAGAGAATAAAGTCTCCAATTGGAAGTGCTCATCCGTTTCTGTGttgtttcatattaaaaaagTACATGTCTACACTGaataatttattacataaataaGTTTATAACTGGAATATATTGCATAATTTAGAAAAGTAGTTCGTAAACCAAAAATATTGTTGTGCTAATATGTCATTATAGATCAGAATCGGTTGAATTGTTTGTTTGTGCGTAGATGTTACAATTatatttccatatatatatatatatatatatatatattgtattcaaAATATGGTAATGTATTCTGAGATATAGTAGTCTAAAGTTGTGGCcgttaaatattttcattaataaaagTTCTAGGCGGATAAATTGTGTGTCTATGTTTCAGTTAGAAATAGTGTATCACACATATACTGTATATAGTAAGATTCGTATATATTTAGAAGTATAACAATTGAATCCTTTTGATTTTAGAAGAGTTATATTTCTGCCTAATTTTAACCATTGTACCTTTTTCACAACATAAAAGTTGTATTTTTTCAAATGTTCTACCATCAAACCTTTTCAAcgtaaaaatttatatatattctgtTGTTCCTTTCCTTGACCATTTTTTATTTGGCTGTATGTGTGaagttaattaatatataataaatagtcaatttcaatgagtttttttatgcaaatttttcacaattttatttttttttaaaagtgaaagaagaaaagttatctggttaagattttttttttcggtaAACAATCagaattttattaatatcaatCGGCCATGAAGGCTTTAAAACATAGTTTTAAACTAAAAAGTGTGCTTTTTGGTTACTTTTGTCAGAAGAAGAAAACCAATGTGCGTTGTAAAAAGCAACAGACAAACTCTAGACATTGACGAATTGAGAAACAAATGTCAATACCAGAACAAAACTCTTTCACATGGAGAGACATATAACGCCCATGAAGTCACGAACGCATAAAAAACTCgggttttcttttttaatgagATCATGATGGAGATAAAAGGAACAACCATGACTTATAATGGGAAGACTGAAGCACTTTACGGAATGGACGTGaatcaaaacaaacattatcaccaaattaatgaatttaatgaTGCTATGGTTATGGAACTAACTGTAAGAAGgaagttagaataaaaatgaaagggtGTGAGAAATGATTGCAAGAAAAGTTTAATGTCGAGACATTTcactgattttttttgtgaGAATAAAGAGATACAAAAGtgaagagacaaaaaaaaaaaaaaaactaaaatgcaGTGACCGACACGTCGGCCGGAAAATTCAGGAAGGAAGGGTCATCTTTAAACTAATTGGTGTTATTGAATTGGGTAATTTAATAGAATTGAGtggaatttaaattcatacctaaatctagtgttattggatTGAGTATTTGGTAAATAGAATTCAAATCCATTGAAAACCCCtgttattcaatattttttagaattcaGTTATGGTGAATTTTAATGGAATTCAATGGAtctttttaactaaaacaaatcctaccttttttattaatatattgaaGGAAACGTGACTTGGATATATTTCCATCAAATACTTGCATACTTAAATTCCAATACTTATTCCAATTACCCAATTCAATAACACCCCCTAAATATTGCCAACAAAGAATTGTAGGAAGGGTCATCTTTAAATTAAATGTTGCCAACAGAGGTTATAGGTTGTGTTTTCatctttaaattatgtttttacatCTTAAAAGTTACattgattttaaaaagtcaaaatataggccttttaaaaaaattcaaaatatataagtatgTATCATTTCATCTAATAACGTgtcttataattttaataattatgtttttgaaaaattgtttaaatttcTGAGAATGTGTCTCTTTATTCTAACAATTGCATTtgttaacaagaaaatgtttaaatgtttaaaaatgtatttttttttataatgacgTGTGTTTTCTTCTTAAAATGCAATAGTTTTTAATCAGTTGTGAATCTGTGTAGAGAAAGGTTTTTCTAAGATAATCACATGAATTAATAGATAATTATAGGAAATTTTTtaagtagtttatataatttatctcTAGGTTTGCTTCTGTTTTTACGAGAGTGtgaaatgatttaaaatatgtattttatcataaaaattattttttaaagaggtttatttaaaatgttttagaatGTCTCTTTTTATAAGGATGTGTCTTTCTGTCTTTAAAAATGAATAGTTTCTAAAGGTTTTAaaatgtctatatatatatctaattatcCTATAAATTGTGTAGGTTATTATGAGTTATTTCTTGTCTAACATGTGTACGTTCATTATAAAAATTGCTTTGGTATTCAAGCAGTTGAAAATTGTATTACGTTTTCATATATGCATAAGTCTTATCATCCTACAACGTGTCTTTTCATACTAAAAATTATGTGTCTATAAATGTGTCTTTTCATCCTAACAATATGTTTTTCATGTGATTTTTCATCTTAATAAATAtaggtaaaaatattttgtgcATCATTTTGTTATATGTGCTATTTTTTAGTGAATCACTATTACACGTAAATTGGAGAGGATTATTAGCAATTTAAGTAAATTTTTACATCAGTTTAAGTTAATCATTATAAGTGTTTGGTGGAACAGTTACAACTTCTTAAATGAAACATTGCCTGTTGGTGTTGGTGGATTTAATTTTTagtgatgaaccattgcaattGTTGTTGATTGTAGTCTTTTGGTGATAAATCATTGCAACTTTTGGTGTTAACCAACCATTGCAACCCTTAATCCTCTTTATACGGTGTTGTTGGCAATGATAAATCACAACAGTCACATATAGACTAAAAATTAGAGATGCTTCGtctaaaatttatcaaaaataatgatatgtttttatttctcttattcatttaaaatatttgtattgatatgtttttggttattttcttacttttacttatactatacatttttaaaatatctcaaAAGCTTAtggatatgttttttttctcttttgtgaCAAATAAGCttctttgaaaacaaaaatgagatactttgtataaaat
This genomic interval from Brassica napus cultivar Da-Ae chromosome A6, Da-Ae, whole genome shotgun sequence contains the following:
- the LOC111198896 gene encoding uncharacterized protein LOC111198896 — translated: MSVHSPCKALSSFASSLSKEQSQVELELTLLEALEIYPPVKLRGIHHHFVLYGLMEYLGRSFDRQFLADEVLHLLDEMLKSDDIDILNH